A region of the Thiomicrorhabdus sp. genome:
AGCATCTTTGATTGAAAAGAAAGAAATGCTTGCCCAACTTAAAGCCAAAGAAGCTGAAGTTGAATTAAGTAAAAAAGAACGTAAGTCTCTTGATAAAGTTTATCAAAAAGAACTCGTTAAACGCTCAGCCTTCTTAAAAATTGTGGCTGCATGGGTTATTACTGTTCCAGCGTCTGCGACTTTAGCAGCGTTAATTTACTTTACAATTAGAGGTATGATGCTTCCGTAAACATTACAAAATAAGCATACAAAAAAGGGCATTTTATATGCCCTTTTTTGCTCTTACTTTAGTGTTGTGTTGCTACTCTTGTGTTGCTACTCTTGTGTTGCTACTCTTATGTTGCTGTTTTTATAATTACCACAAATTACCAGGCCTGGTATTCTGTTATGTGAGCACTGGATAAATATCAAAAGACAATCGTGTTTTTCGTATCTTTGATATTAACTATTAGACTCTTTCACTTGCAATAATCAAAACTTTTTACTGAGCAAGAGTTATTGGAAACTCACAGCGGAAAGTACTCCCCTTACCAAGCACACTTTTAATTTGTAAATAGGCGTTATGTTTTTCTAAAACATGCTTAACAATCGCTAATCCCAAACCGGTTCCACCCGTAACACGTGAGCGATCTTTATCCACACGATAAAAGCGTTCTGTTAAACGAGGGATATGTTCTTGAGAAATACCTAACCCATTGTCTTCTACTTCAAATACCACGTGCTTCTTATTGGCAAACCAACGCACATAGATATCACCCCCGTCTGGCGAGTAACGGACCGCATTAGACACCAGGTTCATAAAGACACTTTTTAGAGGTTCAGGATAACCATTGATTTTGAGCGTTTCATCAATCTCAAAGAAAAATCGATGACTTTCTCCACCTAACTGCTGAGCATCAGTTTCAAGTTGTTTTAATTTTTTAGGCACATCAACCAGTTCTTTTTCAGCCGTAATAGACTCTGATTCAATAGTGGATAGAGTGAGTAAATCTTCAATAATAGACTGCATTCGATGTGATTGAGTTTCCATATGTTCGAGAGGTAAACGCCAGTTTTGTTGGTGTTCTCCAGGCGTGTCAAGCATGACCTCTAAATAACCTCTAAGCACGGTGAGTGGTGTACGTAATTCATGAGAGGCGTTGGCAATAAAATCACGGCGAATCTGAGCTAACTGGTAAAGTTCGGTAATATCTCTAACCACTAAAAGTTTGTGATTTTCAAAATATGGAATAATTTGCATTTGATAAGTACGTGACATTTTATAGGCAGAGTTCACCGTCAACGCATTTGAGAAATCTCGTTTTTTGAGATATTGAATGAATTCCGGTTGTCTAATAACGGATTCAATTTTACTGCCTTTATCTTGACGTCTTATACCTAAAAGAGACTTAGAAACGGTGTTAAACCATTCAATATTGTTGCTTTGGTCAAGTGAGACAATTGCATCAGGAATGAGCATTGAGGCTGCTTTAAATTGCTCTGATTTATAAAAATTCAGGTCGGCATGTTTTTCTAAAGCTCGTTGCTTCTTAGACACTAAATAAGTTAGTTCACTCCAAAAACCTGAAGCGGGAGGATGAGTATTTAGCTTACGGGCATCCATCCAGTCTTCAAATCTTTTCATGCTCCATAATTGACGGGCCATGTAAAAAACAATGAAAGCCAACAATGTAGCCAACCAGAAACCAGTAATCCAGGCAAAAAACAGCATTAACCAAGCAATGGTCACAATCCAGGTTAATTCACGCTTAATACCGTTAGTCAGCAAAATTAATCCTCAACAACCGAAAAGCGATAACCAGAACCTCTAATAGTTTGAATATAATCCGCAACATTAGTTGGTTCTAATAACTTACGTAAACGTCTGATATGAACATCAACCGTACGCTCCTCAACCACAACGTTAACGCCCCAAACATGATCCAATAATTGTGCTCTTGAAAAGACTCTATTTGGATGCGTCATAAAGAAATGAATTAAATTGAATTCCGTTGGTCCCAATCTTACTTCTTCATCAGCAACGTAAAAACGGTGTGACTCTAAATCTAAACGCATACTACCCGCTGTAAACTGATTAACGTCAACCTTTTCATTGGTTTGACGTCTCAATAACGCTTGAATACGGGCGATTAACGCTCTAGGTGAAAACGGCTTTACTACAAAGTCATCAACACCAGAGTCAAACCCTTTAACTTGATCTTCTTCTTCACCACGTGCCGTTAGCATAATAATGGGAATTGCTTTTGTTTTATCATTTTGACGAAGCCTTTGAGCTAAAGCTACTCCTGGAGTTCCTGGCATCATCCAATCTAAAAGAATTAAATCAGGTGCGTCGTTTAGGGCAATTTTCCAACCTTCTTCTGCATTGTTTGCCTCACTAACAAGGTAGTTAGAGGCTGTTAAAGTAAACTTTAACATATCACGGATAGCAGCTTCATCCTCGATAACTAACACTTTATTTTGCCCCATAAAGACTCCCCAAAAGTTAATAATTTATATTTATTCTTTACTTAAAGTACTTAAAAATGAATCTAATTTTTCAGAATTCATATGACGAACATCTTTACCTTTGACTAAGTAAATAATACTTTCGGCAATATTTACAATATGGGCTGAAATACGTTCACAAGCTCTTATAGAAAAGAACATTTGCATTATATATTCTGCTAAGTCTTCTGTATTATTATTCAAAGCTTCATTGATTTCTATTAATGCTTTCTTTTTTATCTCAGAAATTCGATTATCGTCATCAAAAACATCACCTAACTGAGATATATCAAGTTGTGCAAAGGCATTTAATGTTTTTTTAAGAACATCTAAATCAATTGACACCATTTCCATAAGGGCACCATAACCAGGCAAAACCTCGCAAGGTACCTCTTTAACTTTAGACATTTTAGTTGCCAGTTTTGATGCATTAACAGCCTCATCACCAATTCGCTCTAAGTCAACAGCAATACGAATAGAACTGACTACCAAGCGCAAATCTGAAGCAGTTGGTTGTTGTCGTGCCAATACACGTGCACATAAACGATCAATCTCTAATTCTTCTTTATTAACAATCTTATCAACTTGTTTAATCTCTTTAGCTAAACTCTTATCTTCACACTTAACAGCTTCAACAGTGCTTTTAATCTGAGCCTCAACAAGCCCACCCATTGAAAGAATGTGATTAAATAGTTCTTCTAAATTCTGATTGTATTGACCAGAGATGTGGGACTTAAAAAGTTCTCTTTCCATTTTGTTATTCCTATGCACAAGTTTTAAAAACAGTAATCAAATGGTTTTAAAATGTTTTAACCATATCGACCAGTAATATAGTCTTCAGTTCGTTTTACTTGCGGATTGGTAAACAAACTGTCGGTATCGGTGTATTCAATTAAATCACCCATATACATAAAGGCTGTGTAATCAGATACACGTGCCGCTTGTTGCATATTGTGAGTAACAATCAAAATTGTAAATTCTTTTTTCAGCTCAAAAATCAACTCTTCAATCGCCAAAGTTGAAATTGGATCAAGTGCTGAAGTTGGTTCATCTAATAGTAAAACTTCTGGTTTAATGGCAATTGCACGTGCAATACACAAACGTTGTTGCTGACCACCTGACATACCCAAGGCATTTTCATCCAAACGGTCTTTAACTTCCTCCCAAAGGCCTGCACCTTTCAGAGCCCACTCTACCGCCTCATCTAATACATTTTTATCTTTTACACCTTGCAGACGTAAACCATAACAAACGTTTTCATAGATAGATTTTGGAAAAGGGTTGGGTTTTTGAAACACCATACCTACACGACGACGCAAAGCAGAAACATCCATATTTTTTGCGTACATATCATCACCATGCAGAGTCATTTGACCATCCACATTAACAATATCAATTAGATCATTCATACGGTTAAAACAACGTAGTAAGGTTGACTTACCACAGCCTGAAGGCCCAATAAATGCGGTTACACGGTTTTCTGGTATATGCATATTAATGGCATTTAAAGCTTGCTTGGTTCCGTAATATAAATTCCAATCTTTTACTTCAATGGCAATTTTTTCATTTGCTAAAGACATAGCTCTATCTTCTCTGTCTAGTGCGATTGATAAGCTTTGTTCACTCATAAAACTTTCCTTATTTCGTTGTATTTACTTTAGTAAATCAACACTTAAATATGTAATTTATTGCTAAGTGGCGTAAAAGTTAACGCCAATTTAATTTATAAAATTTGATTAATGCTCTAGGGCTTTATATTTCTCACGTAAGCGATTACGGATAGAAATAGCACCAATATTTAAACCAACAATGATAATGACCAGTAATAATGAAGTTGCATACACCAGTGGTTGTGAGGCTTCAACGTTAGGACTTTGAAAACCTACATCATAAATATGGAAACCTAAGTGCATAAACTTTCTATCTAAATGCACAAAAGGAGCAATGGAATCAACAGGAAGCTCAGGTGCAAGTTTAACCACACCGACCAACATTAATGGAGCCACCTCACCAGCCGCACGGGCAATAGCTAAAATTAGCCCCGTCATAATCGCAGGCGTTGCCATTGGTAGCACTATTTTCATTATGGTTTCAGATTTGGTAGCCCCTAACGCCAAGCCTCCTTCTCTGAGCGATCTTGGAATACGAGATAAACCTTCTTCAGTAGAAACAATCACTACAGGCAGTGTTAATAGTGCCATGGTAACCGCAGCCCATAAAAGGCCTGGTGTTCCAAACGTTGGGCTTGGTAATTTGTAGTTATAAAACAACTCATCTATTGAGCCACCCAAAATATAAACAAAAAAACCTAACCCAAAAATACCAAAGACAATAGAAGGAACCCCTGCCAAATTATTGATTGATATTCTTACCATGCGTAACAATGGACCATCTTTTGCGTATTCACGCATATAAACGGCCGCAACAACACCCATTGGGGTCACTAAGATTGTCATTAACAAAACCATAGTAATGGTACCGATCATGGCTGGGAAAATACCGCCTTCAGTATTAGCCTCACGAGGATCGTCTAATAAAAAACTACTCACAGAATGACCAAAAAATGCCAACTTTTCTGCAAAATTCATATTGTTTGGTTGCCAAAAATTAACCACTTTTTTAAACGGTATCGTGAGCTTTTTACCGCCACTAATTTCAAGTGTCATATCGCCGTAGTTTTCTAACTTCTTATACAAAACCTGAGTTTGCTTTTGATACTCAGAAAATTGCTTTTGATATGCATCACGCTCTGCTTGAATTTTCGCCGCTTCTGCATCCGTGAATTCACCTTTTGCTTTAAGCTTTTTCTCTTCAAAACGCAGTTGCTCAATTTTGTAATTTATTTCACCAATTTTTATTTTTTCAATATGATGAATTTCATTGTGAGTCTCAGTACTATGCTTAAGCTGCTTTTTAATAAGTGGTAATAAGTTTGTCTGATTAGTAATCTTTTGACCATTGATATTTGCACTCACTAAATGACCAAAAACATTGCCGTATTCGTAACGTTCAACCACCATGACATCTTTTGATAATTGGTCAATTGGTCCATCAATCACATCGCTGTTAATCCATCTAAAATCAATACCATATACATCGCGATTACCCACTTTAATAAGGTATTGATTCACAGGTGTTTCAACACCTGTTTTTGGATCAG
Encoded here:
- the phoR gene encoding phosphate regulon sensor histidine kinase PhoR; the encoded protein is MLTNGIKRELTWIVTIAWLMLFFAWITGFWLATLLAFIVFYMARQLWSMKRFEDWMDARKLNTHPPASGFWSELTYLVSKKQRALEKHADLNFYKSEQFKAASMLIPDAIVSLDQSNNIEWFNTVSKSLLGIRRQDKGSKIESVIRQPEFIQYLKKRDFSNALTVNSAYKMSRTYQMQIIPYFENHKLLVVRDITELYQLAQIRRDFIANASHELRTPLTVLRGYLEVMLDTPGEHQQNWRLPLEHMETQSHRMQSIIEDLLTLSTIESESITAEKELVDVPKKLKQLETDAQQLGGESHRFFFEIDETLKINGYPEPLKSVFMNLVSNAVRYSPDGGDIYVRWFANKKHVVFEVEDNGLGISQEHIPRLTERFYRVDKDRSRVTGGTGLGLAIVKHVLEKHNAYLQIKSVLGKGSTFRCEFPITLAQ
- the phoB gene encoding phosphate regulon transcriptional regulator PhoB, which produces MGQNKVLVIEDEAAIRDMLKFTLTASNYLVSEANNAEEGWKIALNDAPDLILLDWMMPGTPGVALAQRLRQNDKTKAIPIIMLTARGEEEDQVKGFDSGVDDFVVKPFSPRALIARIQALLRRQTNEKVDVNQFTAGSMRLDLESHRFYVADEEVRLGPTEFNLIHFFMTHPNRVFSRAQLLDHVWGVNVVVEERTVDVHIRRLRKLLEPTNVADYIQTIRGSGYRFSVVED
- the phoU gene encoding phosphate signaling complex protein PhoU — protein: MERELFKSHISGQYNQNLEELFNHILSMGGLVEAQIKSTVEAVKCEDKSLAKEIKQVDKIVNKEELEIDRLCARVLARQQPTASDLRLVVSSIRIAVDLERIGDEAVNASKLATKMSKVKEVPCEVLPGYGALMEMVSIDLDVLKKTLNAFAQLDISQLGDVFDDDNRISEIKKKALIEINEALNNNTEDLAEYIMQMFFSIRACERISAHIVNIAESIIYLVKGKDVRHMNSEKLDSFLSTLSKE
- the pstB gene encoding phosphate ABC transporter ATP-binding protein PstB; this translates as MSEQSLSIALDREDRAMSLANEKIAIEVKDWNLYYGTKQALNAINMHIPENRVTAFIGPSGCGKSTLLRCFNRMNDLIDIVNVDGQMTLHGDDMYAKNMDVSALRRRVGMVFQKPNPFPKSIYENVCYGLRLQGVKDKNVLDEAVEWALKGAGLWEEVKDRLDENALGMSGGQQQRLCIARAIAIKPEVLLLDEPTSALDPISTLAIEELIFELKKEFTILIVTHNMQQAARVSDYTAFMYMGDLIEYTDTDSLFTNPQVKRTEDYITGRYG
- the pstA gene encoding phosphate ABC transporter permease PstA, translating into MKEWINKGEHWIWMSSAMVSISVVLVFGLMGMIAYKGGVHFWPHAVYEIHLNENGQKETVIGELRDEKTGHATDPKTGVETPVNQYLIKVGNRDVYGIDFRWINSDVIDGPIDQLSKDVMVVERYEYGNVFGHLVSANINGQKITNQTNLLPLIKKQLKHSTETHNEIHHIEKIKIGEINYKIEQLRFEEKKLKAKGEFTDAEAAKIQAERDAYQKQFSEYQKQTQVLYKKLENYGDMTLEISGGKKLTIPFKKVVNFWQPNNMNFAEKLAFFGHSVSSFLLDDPREANTEGGIFPAMIGTITMVLLMTILVTPMGVVAAVYMREYAKDGPLLRMVRISINNLAGVPSIVFGIFGLGFFVYILGGSIDELFYNYKLPSPTFGTPGLLWAAVTMALLTLPVVIVSTEEGLSRIPRSLREGGLALGATKSETIMKIVLPMATPAIMTGLILAIARAAGEVAPLMLVGVVKLAPELPVDSIAPFVHLDRKFMHLGFHIYDVGFQSPNVEASQPLVYATSLLLVIIIVGLNIGAISIRNRLREKYKALEH